The Mangifera indica cultivar Alphonso chromosome 8, CATAS_Mindica_2.1, whole genome shotgun sequence genome has a window encoding:
- the LOC123222589 gene encoding zinc finger HIT domain-containing protein 3 isoform X1 — protein MGPLPRKCQVCNEAQSKYKCPTCLAPYCSLACFKKHKEIPCVKPESIEEKSIAIPQSSAERPLNVDEPGEVLQKVQLESIASSSEIRDVLKDESLQKLILSIDSSSDAETELDKAMGTEAFRAFADKIQSVIGP, from the exons ATGGGTCCTCTTCCTCGAAAGTGTCAAGTCTGTAATGAAGCTCAATCTAAGTACAAGTGCCCAACCTGTCTTGCTCCTTA TTGTTCTCTAGCCTGTTTCAAAAAACACAAAG AAATTCCTTGTGTTAAGCCAGAATCTATTGAGGAAAAATCAA TTGCTATTCCACAATCGTCTGCAGAAAGGCCATTAAATGTTGATGAACCAGGTGAGGTGCTGCAAAAGGTGCAATTAGAATCTATAG CTTCTTCCAGTGAAATTCGTGATGTATTGAAAGATGAAAGCCTTCAGAAACTCATCTTGAGTATTGATAGCTCCTCAGATGCAGAGACT GAACTTGACAAGGCTATGGGGACAGAGGCATTCCGAGCATTCGCTGATAAG aTTCAATCAGTTATTGGACCATGA
- the LOC123222589 gene encoding uncharacterized protein LOC123222589 isoform X3, giving the protein MKLNLSTSAQPVLLLKIPCVKPESIEEKSIAIPQSSAERPLNVDEPGEVLQKVQLESIASSSEIRDVLKDESLQKLILSIDSSSDAETELDKAMGTEAFRAFADKIQSVIGP; this is encoded by the exons ATGAAGCTCAATCTAAGTACAAGTGCCCAACCTGTCTTGCTCCTTA AAATTCCTTGTGTTAAGCCAGAATCTATTGAGGAAAAATCAA TTGCTATTCCACAATCGTCTGCAGAAAGGCCATTAAATGTTGATGAACCAGGTGAGGTGCTGCAAAAGGTGCAATTAGAATCTATAG CTTCTTCCAGTGAAATTCGTGATGTATTGAAAGATGAAAGCCTTCAGAAACTCATCTTGAGTATTGATAGCTCCTCAGATGCAGAGACT GAACTTGACAAGGCTATGGGGACAGAGGCATTCCGAGCATTCGCTGATAAG aTTCAATCAGTTATTGGACCATGA
- the LOC123222589 gene encoding zinc finger HIT domain-containing protein 3 isoform X2: protein MGPLPRKCQVCNEAQSKYKCPTCLAPYCSLACFKKHKEIPCVKPESIEEKSIAIPQSSAERPLNVDEPASSSEIRDVLKDESLQKLILSIDSSSDAETELDKAMGTEAFRAFADKIQSVIGP, encoded by the exons ATGGGTCCTCTTCCTCGAAAGTGTCAAGTCTGTAATGAAGCTCAATCTAAGTACAAGTGCCCAACCTGTCTTGCTCCTTA TTGTTCTCTAGCCTGTTTCAAAAAACACAAAG AAATTCCTTGTGTTAAGCCAGAATCTATTGAGGAAAAATCAA TTGCTATTCCACAATCGTCTGCAGAAAGGCCATTAAATGTTGATGAACCAG CTTCTTCCAGTGAAATTCGTGATGTATTGAAAGATGAAAGCCTTCAGAAACTCATCTTGAGTATTGATAGCTCCTCAGATGCAGAGACT GAACTTGACAAGGCTATGGGGACAGAGGCATTCCGAGCATTCGCTGATAAG aTTCAATCAGTTATTGGACCATGA
- the LOC123222585 gene encoding probable sulfate transporter 3.3 isoform X1, producing the protein MEPNCSTNTDIHQHRRHDSEHCSLEITPMEVHRVVPPPHKTTMQKLKTRLKEIFFPDDPLRRFKGQSSKKKWILGAEYIFPVLEWGPSYSFKLFKSDFVSGLTIASLAIPQGISYAKLASLPPIVGLHSSFVPPLVYAVLGSSRDLAVGPVSIASLILGSILGQEVSPTNDPLLFLQLAFTATFFAGFVQASLGFLRLGFLIDFLSKAILIGFMAGAAIIVSLQQLKSLLGITHFTKQMGLVPVMTSVFHTTNEWSWQTILMGFCFLGFLLVTRHVGMKRPKLFWVSAGAPLVSVVISTLLVFAFKAQHHGIGIIGKLQGGLNPPSWKMLRFHANHLGLVMKTGLVTGIISLTEGIAVGRTFAALKDYKVDGNKEMIAIGLMNMVGSSTSCYITTGSFSRSAVNHNAGAKTAVSNVVMSVTVMVTLLFLTPLFQYTPNVVLGAIIVSAVVGLINIPAACQVWKIDKFDFLVMLCAFFGVIFISVEGGLAIAVGISIFKILIQITRPKTVMLGNIPGTDIYRNLHHYKEAMRVPGFLILSIEAPINFANTTYLNERISRWIDEYEDEEDLKKQLSLRFVILDMSAVSAIDTSGISFFKDIRTTMEKKGIELVLVNPLAEVIEKLQRSDEAADFSRSDGLFLTVAEAVASLSLSITGQSSTHV; encoded by the exons ATGGAGCCAAATTGTAGCACCAACACTGACATACACCAACACCGGCGCCATGATTCTGAGCATTGCAGCTTGGAAATAACGCCAATGGAGGTGCACAGAGTGGTGCCACCACCTCACAAAACGACCATGCAGAAGCTCAAAACAAGGCTCAAAGAAATCTTCTTCCCTGATGACCCTTTGCGCCGATTCAAAGGTCAGTCTTCAAAGAAGAAATGGATCCTTGGAGCTGAATACATCTTCCCTGTTCTCGAATGGGGGCCTAGTTACAGcttcaaactcttcaaatccGATTTCGTCTCTGGCCTCACCATTGCCAGCTTAGCCATCCCTCag GGTATCAGTTACGCTAAACTGGCTAGTCTGCCTCCCATAGTTGGCCTCC ATTCTAGCTTTGTGCCACCTCTTGTTTATGCGGTTCTTGGAAGCTCCAGGGACCTGGCAGTCGGACCAGTTTCGATTGCTTCTTTGATTCTGGGATCAATTCTCGGCCAAGAAGTTTCTCCCACAAACGACCCTCTTTTGTTTCTGCAACTGGCGTTTACTGCAACTTTTTTTGCCGGTTTTGTTCAAGCTTCTCTGGGATTTTTGAG ACTTGGATTTCTCATTGACTTCCTTTCGAAGGCAATTCTTATTGGATTCATGGCGGGTGCCGCCATAATTGTTTCGCTGCAACAGCTTAAAAGCCTCCTTGGAATCACTCATTTCACTAAACAAATGGGTCTGGTTCCTGTAATGACATCTGTTTTTCACACAACTAATGAG TGGTCATGGCAAACAATACTGATGGGCTTTTGCTTTCTAGGGTTCCTTCTTGTAACAAGACACGTC GGCATGAAAAGACCAAAACTCTTCTGGGTATCAGCTGGAGCCCCTCTTGTCTCTGTCGTCATTTCTACCCTTCTGGTTTTTGCATTCAAGGCTCAACATCATGGCATCGGCATA ATCGGAAAATTGCAAGGAGGACTAAATCCCCCATCATGGAAAATGTTGAGGTTTCATGCAAACCATCTGGGATTAGTGATGAAAACTGGACTTGTCACTGGCATTATTTCTCTCACT GAAGGAATTGCAGTTGGAAGGACTTTTGCAGCTCTTAAAGATTATAAAGTTGATGGTAACAAGGAAATGATAGCGATAGGGCTTATGAACATGGTTGGCTCCTCCACTTCATGCTACATTACAACAG GCTCATTTTCGAGGTCTGCTGTCAATCACAATGCAGGCGCCAAGACAGCGGTGTCGAATGTGGTAATGTCAGTGACGGTTATGGTGACTCTCCTCTTCCTCACGCCACTCTTCCAGTACACACCAAATGTTGTTCTGGGTGCCATCATTGTGTCAGCAGTGGTTGGCCTCATCAACATTCCAGCCGCTTGCCAGGTTTGGAAGATTGACAAATTCGACTTCCTTGTTATGTTGTGTGCATTCTTTGGTGTCATTTTCATTTCTGTTGAAGGAGGCCTTGCAATCGCA GTTGGGATATCAATTTTCAAGATCCTCATACAAATTACTCGGCCGAAAACAGTGATGTTGGGGAACATCCCCGGGACAGATATTTACCGGAATCTTCACCATTACAAGGAAGCCATGAGGGTGCCTGGTTTTCTTATTTTAAGCATTGAAGCTCCAATTAACTTTGCAAACACCACATATCTAAATGAAAG GATTTCGCGCTGGATCGATGaatatgaagatgaagaagatttGAAAAAGCAGTTAAGCCTTAGATTTGTGATTTTGGATATGTCAG CTGTCAGTGCCATTGACACAAGTGGAATTTCTTTCTTCAAAGATATAAGGACAACAATGGAAAAAAAGGGTATTGAG CTTGTGTTGGTGAATCCTCTGGCTGAAGTAATAGAAAAATTGCAGAGATCAGATGAAGCTGCAGATTTTAGCAGATCAGACGGCCTGTTCTTGACAGTGGCAGAGGCTGTGGCTTCACTTTCATTATCAATTACAGGCCAGTCTTCCACCCATGTATGA
- the LOC123222931 gene encoding uncharacterized protein LOC123222931, whose translation MNPQSTSQNSRALDGLHGVHVVPHSPFSHQEMNQNGEFDSKSSALGASQFLLMQRVWQQRPACLRPVHCCIQGDQNLLERFANVITSLPFIALGIYAPRKNLNTRLYANSLIGVGVASSVYHSSKGRLRKYFRWADYTMIATATVCLSRALRDENPKMLMAASAVLLPIQPLMVSAVHTGMMEVAFAKRALKDPNLRMAHTVHKLSSLLGGAFFIAEDVFPKTPFLHAAWHLAAAVGVGTCNKLLE comes from the exons ATGAATCCGCAGAGCACATCCCAGAATAGTAGAGCCCTAGATGGTCTGCATGGAGTGCATGTGGTACCTCATTCACCTTTTTCCCATCAAGAGATGAATCAAAATGGAGAGTTCGACTCTAAAAGTTCTGCTCTAGGAGCGAGTCAATTTCTGTTGATGCA ACGGGTGTGGCAGCAAAGACCAGCATGCTTGAGGCCTGTTCACTGTTGTATTCAAG GTGATCAGAATCTATTGGAAAGATTCGCCAATGTGATAACATCACTTCCATTTATTGCTCTTGGAATTTACGCCCCAAG GAAGAATCTGAATACTAGACTGTATGCTAATTCATTAATTGGAGTTGGGGTAGCTTCAAGTGTGTATCACTCTTCAAAGGGAAGACTGAGGAAGTATTTCAGATGGGCTGACTATACAATGATTGCCACAGCAACAGTG TGTCTCTCAAGGGCCCTCAGAGATGAAAACCCAAAGATGCTCATGGCAGCATCTGCAGTGTTGCTACCTATCCAACCACTGATGGTTTCAGCTGTCCACACTGGAATGATGGAG GTAGCATTTGCAAAAAGAGCACTGAAAGATCCAAACCTGAGGATGGCACACACCGTGCATAAGCTATCGTCACTATTGGGAGGTGCTTTTTTCATTGCAGAAGATGTCTTTCCCAAGACTCCCTTCCTTCATGCTGCCTGGCATCTGGCTGCAGCTGTTGGAGTAGGAACTTGTAACAAGCTTCTGGAGTAA
- the LOC123222920 gene encoding 10 kDa chaperonin, mitochondrial-like — protein MAKRLLPTLNRVLIEKIVPPSKTNAGILLPEKSSKLNSGTVIAVGPGLRDKDGKAIPVCFKEGDTVLLPDYGGTQVKLGEKEYHLYRDEDILGTLHD, from the exons ATGGCAAAGCGCTTGCTCCCAACCCTCAACCGTGTTCTTATCGAGAAAATCGTCCCTCCGTCCAAAACCAACGCCGGGATTCTCCTCCCCGAGAAATCAAGCAAG CTCAACTCTGGGACTGTGATTGCGGTGGGCCCCGGCTTACGTGATAAGGACGGCAAGGCGATTCCGGTGTGTTTTAAGGAGGGCGACACCGTGCTCCTGCCTGATTACGGCGGTACCCAGGTCAAACTCGGCGAGAAAGA GTATCATTTGTATAGGGATGAGGATATTTTGGGTACTCTACATGATTGA
- the LOC123222585 gene encoding probable sulfate transporter 3.3 isoform X3, which produces MEPNCSTNTDIHQHRRHDSEHCSLEITPMEVHRVVPPPHKTTMQKLKTRLKEIFFPDDPLRRFKGQSSKKKWILGAEYIFPVLEWGPSYSFKLFKSDFVSGLTIASLAIPQGISYAKLASLPPIVGLHSSFVPPLVYAVLGSSRDLAVGPVSIASLILGSILGQEVSPTNDPLLFLQLAFTATFFAGFVQASLGFLRLGFLIDFLSKAILIGFMAGAAIIVSLQQLKSLLGITHFTKQMGLVPVMTSVFHTTNEWSWQTILMGFCFLGFLLVTRHVGMKRPKLFWVSAGAPLVSVVISTLLVFAFKAQHHGIGIIGKLQGGLNPPSWKMLRFHANHLGLVMKTGLVTGIISLTEGIAVGRTFAALKDYKVDGNKEMIAIGLMNMVGSSTSCYITTGSFSRSAVNHNAGAKTAVSNVVMSVTVMVTLLFLTPLFQYTPNVVLGAIIVSAVVGLINIPAACQVWKIDKFDFLVMLCAFFGVIFISVEGGLAIAVGISIFKILIQITRPKTVMLGNIPGTDIYRNLHHYKEAMRVPGFLILSIEAPINFANTTYLNERISRWIDEYEDEEDLKKQLSLRFVILDMSAVSAIDTSGISFFKDIRTTMEKKGIEATCVGESSG; this is translated from the exons ATGGAGCCAAATTGTAGCACCAACACTGACATACACCAACACCGGCGCCATGATTCTGAGCATTGCAGCTTGGAAATAACGCCAATGGAGGTGCACAGAGTGGTGCCACCACCTCACAAAACGACCATGCAGAAGCTCAAAACAAGGCTCAAAGAAATCTTCTTCCCTGATGACCCTTTGCGCCGATTCAAAGGTCAGTCTTCAAAGAAGAAATGGATCCTTGGAGCTGAATACATCTTCCCTGTTCTCGAATGGGGGCCTAGTTACAGcttcaaactcttcaaatccGATTTCGTCTCTGGCCTCACCATTGCCAGCTTAGCCATCCCTCag GGTATCAGTTACGCTAAACTGGCTAGTCTGCCTCCCATAGTTGGCCTCC ATTCTAGCTTTGTGCCACCTCTTGTTTATGCGGTTCTTGGAAGCTCCAGGGACCTGGCAGTCGGACCAGTTTCGATTGCTTCTTTGATTCTGGGATCAATTCTCGGCCAAGAAGTTTCTCCCACAAACGACCCTCTTTTGTTTCTGCAACTGGCGTTTACTGCAACTTTTTTTGCCGGTTTTGTTCAAGCTTCTCTGGGATTTTTGAG ACTTGGATTTCTCATTGACTTCCTTTCGAAGGCAATTCTTATTGGATTCATGGCGGGTGCCGCCATAATTGTTTCGCTGCAACAGCTTAAAAGCCTCCTTGGAATCACTCATTTCACTAAACAAATGGGTCTGGTTCCTGTAATGACATCTGTTTTTCACACAACTAATGAG TGGTCATGGCAAACAATACTGATGGGCTTTTGCTTTCTAGGGTTCCTTCTTGTAACAAGACACGTC GGCATGAAAAGACCAAAACTCTTCTGGGTATCAGCTGGAGCCCCTCTTGTCTCTGTCGTCATTTCTACCCTTCTGGTTTTTGCATTCAAGGCTCAACATCATGGCATCGGCATA ATCGGAAAATTGCAAGGAGGACTAAATCCCCCATCATGGAAAATGTTGAGGTTTCATGCAAACCATCTGGGATTAGTGATGAAAACTGGACTTGTCACTGGCATTATTTCTCTCACT GAAGGAATTGCAGTTGGAAGGACTTTTGCAGCTCTTAAAGATTATAAAGTTGATGGTAACAAGGAAATGATAGCGATAGGGCTTATGAACATGGTTGGCTCCTCCACTTCATGCTACATTACAACAG GCTCATTTTCGAGGTCTGCTGTCAATCACAATGCAGGCGCCAAGACAGCGGTGTCGAATGTGGTAATGTCAGTGACGGTTATGGTGACTCTCCTCTTCCTCACGCCACTCTTCCAGTACACACCAAATGTTGTTCTGGGTGCCATCATTGTGTCAGCAGTGGTTGGCCTCATCAACATTCCAGCCGCTTGCCAGGTTTGGAAGATTGACAAATTCGACTTCCTTGTTATGTTGTGTGCATTCTTTGGTGTCATTTTCATTTCTGTTGAAGGAGGCCTTGCAATCGCA GTTGGGATATCAATTTTCAAGATCCTCATACAAATTACTCGGCCGAAAACAGTGATGTTGGGGAACATCCCCGGGACAGATATTTACCGGAATCTTCACCATTACAAGGAAGCCATGAGGGTGCCTGGTTTTCTTATTTTAAGCATTGAAGCTCCAATTAACTTTGCAAACACCACATATCTAAATGAAAG GATTTCGCGCTGGATCGATGaatatgaagatgaagaagatttGAAAAAGCAGTTAAGCCTTAGATTTGTGATTTTGGATATGTCAG CTGTCAGTGCCATTGACACAAGTGGAATTTCTTTCTTCAAAGATATAAGGACAACAATGGAAAAAAAGGGTATTGAGGCAA CTTGTGTTGGTGAATCCTCTGGCTGA
- the LOC123222479 gene encoding octanoyltransferase LIP2p, chloroplastic-like produces MALSTSSLTSSFSSLTFSSQISQQPNTSLSSKQSKSIFIVPILKTPKLVVSATVASPAELENKNPGNYVKSRLSGGFSVPTIIGTGRSKGTIAPLVLQKGNEEVIINYRDAEENLQGDSLRLQCECFDFYKDIIPYKKAWSWQKKIVEEKKALIERNEECPDSLIILQHSPVYTLGTASSEKYLNFDLKNPPFQIYRTERGGEVTYHGPGQLVLYPIINLRNHKMDLQWYMRALEEVVIRVLFSTFSIKASRLEGLTGVWVGDQKLAAIGIRASQWITYHGLALNVTTDLSPFSWIVPCGIQDRQVGSIKKLLKKDQSSTKETDLDHPHDCHLLDVTHDSLIMEFSEVFEVEVSKKNVPFSEISEKNF; encoded by the exons ATGGCCCTTTCTACATCCTCCCTCACGTCTTCGTTTTCTTCTCTCACATTTTCCTCTCAaatttctcagcaaccaaacaccTCCCTCTCATCTAAGCAATCTAAATCCATATTTATTGTGCCAATATTGAAAACTCCTAAACTTGTTGTATCCGCCACAGTTGCTTCACCGGCTGaactagaaaataaaaaccCCGGGAACTACGTTAAATCGCGACTTAGTGGTGGATTTTCCGTGCCAACTATAATCGGAACTGGTCGCAGCAAAGGTACCATAGCTCCTCTGGTCCTACAAAAAGGCAACGAAGAGGTTATCATCAACTATCGTGACGCCGAG GAAAATCTTCAAGGCGATTCATTGCGGCTACA GTGCGAGTGTTTTGATTTCTACAAGGATATAATTCCATACAAAAAGGCGTGGTCCTGgcaaaagaaaattgttgaggAAAAGAAGGCTTTGATTGAGAGAAATGAAGAATGTCCAGACTCTTTGATTATTCTACAACATAGTCCTGTTTATACATTGGGCACAGCTAGTTCAGAGAAGTACCTTAATTTTGACTTGAAGAATCCTCCTTTTCAAATTTATCGAACAGAACGAGGCGGGGAAGTTACATATCATGGTCCTGGCCAG CTAGTTCTGTACCCTATTATCAATTTGCGAAATCACAAGATGGATCTTCAGTGGTACATGAGGGCTCTTGAAGAGGTTGTCATTCGTGTTCTTTTCTCAACATTTTCTATAAAGGCTTCTCGACTTGAGGGTTTAACTGGGGTTTGGGTTG GAGATCAGAAACTGGCAGCAATTGGTATACGTGCATCTCAGTGGATTACATATCATGGTTTAGCACTGAATGTCACCACAGATCTATCACCCTTTAGTTGGATTGTCCCATGTGGTATACAAGATCGTCAGGTTGGAAGCATAAAGAAGCTGCTTAAAAAAGATCAGTCATCCACTAAGGAAACAGACTTGGATCATCCTCATGACTGCCACTTACTGGATGTCACCCACGATTCTTTGATCATGGAGTTTTCGGAAGTTTTTGAGGTTGAAGTCAGTAAGAAAAACGTACCCTTTTCAGAGATTTCAGAGAAAAACTTCTAG
- the LOC123222585 gene encoding probable sulfate transporter 3.3 isoform X2, whose protein sequence is MEPNCSTNTDIHQHRRHDSEHCSLEITPMEVHRVVPPPHKTTMQKLKTRLKEIFFPDDPLRRFKGQSSKKKWILGAEYIFPVLEWGPSYSFKLFKSDFVSGLTIASLAIPQGISYAKLASLPPIVGLHSSFVPPLVYAVLGSSRDLAVGPVSIASLILGSILGQEVSPTNDPLLFLQLAFTATFFAGFVQASLGFLRLGFLIDFLSKAILIGFMAGAAIIVSLQQLKSLLGITHFTKQMGLVPVMTSVFHTTNEWSWQTILMGFCFLGFLLVTRHVGMKRPKLFWVSAGAPLVSVVISTLLVFAFKAQHHGIGIIGKLQGGLNPPSWKMLRFHANHLGLVMKTGLVTGIISLTEGIAVGRTFAALKDYKVDGNKEMIAIGLMNMVGSSTSCYITTGSFSRSAVNHNAGAKTAVSNVVMSVTVMVTLLFLTPLFQYTPNVVLGAIIVSAVVGLINIPAACQVWKIDKFDFLVMLCAFFGVIFISVEGGLAIAVGISIFKILIQITRPKTVMLGNIPGTDIYRNLHHYKEAMRVPGFLILSIEAPINFANTTYLNERISRWIDEYEDEEDLKKQLSLRFVILDMSAVSAIDTSGISFFKDIRTTMEKKGIELIMILMVISMMSTACVGESSG, encoded by the exons ATGGAGCCAAATTGTAGCACCAACACTGACATACACCAACACCGGCGCCATGATTCTGAGCATTGCAGCTTGGAAATAACGCCAATGGAGGTGCACAGAGTGGTGCCACCACCTCACAAAACGACCATGCAGAAGCTCAAAACAAGGCTCAAAGAAATCTTCTTCCCTGATGACCCTTTGCGCCGATTCAAAGGTCAGTCTTCAAAGAAGAAATGGATCCTTGGAGCTGAATACATCTTCCCTGTTCTCGAATGGGGGCCTAGTTACAGcttcaaactcttcaaatccGATTTCGTCTCTGGCCTCACCATTGCCAGCTTAGCCATCCCTCag GGTATCAGTTACGCTAAACTGGCTAGTCTGCCTCCCATAGTTGGCCTCC ATTCTAGCTTTGTGCCACCTCTTGTTTATGCGGTTCTTGGAAGCTCCAGGGACCTGGCAGTCGGACCAGTTTCGATTGCTTCTTTGATTCTGGGATCAATTCTCGGCCAAGAAGTTTCTCCCACAAACGACCCTCTTTTGTTTCTGCAACTGGCGTTTACTGCAACTTTTTTTGCCGGTTTTGTTCAAGCTTCTCTGGGATTTTTGAG ACTTGGATTTCTCATTGACTTCCTTTCGAAGGCAATTCTTATTGGATTCATGGCGGGTGCCGCCATAATTGTTTCGCTGCAACAGCTTAAAAGCCTCCTTGGAATCACTCATTTCACTAAACAAATGGGTCTGGTTCCTGTAATGACATCTGTTTTTCACACAACTAATGAG TGGTCATGGCAAACAATACTGATGGGCTTTTGCTTTCTAGGGTTCCTTCTTGTAACAAGACACGTC GGCATGAAAAGACCAAAACTCTTCTGGGTATCAGCTGGAGCCCCTCTTGTCTCTGTCGTCATTTCTACCCTTCTGGTTTTTGCATTCAAGGCTCAACATCATGGCATCGGCATA ATCGGAAAATTGCAAGGAGGACTAAATCCCCCATCATGGAAAATGTTGAGGTTTCATGCAAACCATCTGGGATTAGTGATGAAAACTGGACTTGTCACTGGCATTATTTCTCTCACT GAAGGAATTGCAGTTGGAAGGACTTTTGCAGCTCTTAAAGATTATAAAGTTGATGGTAACAAGGAAATGATAGCGATAGGGCTTATGAACATGGTTGGCTCCTCCACTTCATGCTACATTACAACAG GCTCATTTTCGAGGTCTGCTGTCAATCACAATGCAGGCGCCAAGACAGCGGTGTCGAATGTGGTAATGTCAGTGACGGTTATGGTGACTCTCCTCTTCCTCACGCCACTCTTCCAGTACACACCAAATGTTGTTCTGGGTGCCATCATTGTGTCAGCAGTGGTTGGCCTCATCAACATTCCAGCCGCTTGCCAGGTTTGGAAGATTGACAAATTCGACTTCCTTGTTATGTTGTGTGCATTCTTTGGTGTCATTTTCATTTCTGTTGAAGGAGGCCTTGCAATCGCA GTTGGGATATCAATTTTCAAGATCCTCATACAAATTACTCGGCCGAAAACAGTGATGTTGGGGAACATCCCCGGGACAGATATTTACCGGAATCTTCACCATTACAAGGAAGCCATGAGGGTGCCTGGTTTTCTTATTTTAAGCATTGAAGCTCCAATTAACTTTGCAAACACCACATATCTAAATGAAAG GATTTCGCGCTGGATCGATGaatatgaagatgaagaagatttGAAAAAGCAGTTAAGCCTTAGATTTGTGATTTTGGATATGTCAG CTGTCAGTGCCATTGACACAAGTGGAATTTCTTTCTTCAAAGATATAAGGACAACAATGGAAAAAAAGGGTATTGAG tTGATAATGATATTGATGGTGATCAGTATGATGTCCACAGCTTGTGTTGGTGAATCCTCTGGCTGA